The Streptomyces sp. NBC_00569 genomic sequence GATCGGCGGCATGGCCGCGTTCATCCCGTCGCGGCGCGACGCCGAGGTCAACAAGGTCGCGTTCGAGAAGGTCAAGAACGACAAGGACCGCGAGGCCGGTGACGGCTTCGACGGCTCGTGGGTCGCCCACCCCGACCTGGTCCCGATCGCGATGGCGTCCTTCGACGCGGTCCTCGGCGACCGGCCGAACCAGAAGGAGCGCCTGCGCGAGGACGTGTCCGTCGCGCCCGGCGACCTGATCGCGATCGACTCCCTCGACGCCAGGCCCACCTACGACGGCCTGGTCAACGCCGTCCAGGTCGGCATCCGCTACATCGAGGCGTGGCTGCGCGGCCTCGGCGCCGTCGCCATCTTCAACCTGATGGAGGACGCGGCCACCGCCGAGATCTCCCGCTCGCAGATCTGGCAGTGGATCAACGCCGGTGTCGTCTTCGAGGGCGGCGAGCACTCCGGCACGACCGTCACGGCCGACCTGGCCCGTGAGGTCGCGGCCCAGGAGCTCGCGAACATCAAGGCCGAGATCGGCGAGGAGGCCTTCGCGGCCGGCAAGTGGCAGCAGGCCCACGACCTCCTCCTCCAGGTCTCCCTGGACGCGGACTACGCGGACTTCCTGACGCTGCCCGCGTACGAGCAGCTCGCCGGCTGAGTCCTGCCCCGCACCACCCGAGCCCTCGGCACCGCACAGCGCCGGGGGTTCGGTGGTGTCCGGGGCGGACACCCCGATCGGCCGAGGTCAGCCGAGGTGGACGGACCAGTCCTGCTCGGCGGCCGGCTTGCCGTGCAGGTCGGGGACGCGTTTGAGCCAGTCGGGGCGGCCCTTCTCCGTGTCGGCGGCGCGGCGTGCGTCGGCCGCCGCGAGCTGGTCGCGCGACGGGAAGTCCGTCGGCAGCCAGGCGCCGGACGTACGGGCGCGGGCCGCGAGGTAGGAGACGTATGCCTCGCGGACCTCGTCCGGCGAGGTGAAGCCCGGCTCGTCGGTCAGCCACGCGTCGGGGACGAGAGCGGTGATCTCGCGGAGCATCTCCTCGGTGACGAGGGGTGCCAGCTCCGCGTCGGCGGCCGCCGTGTCGGGCCCGTAGGCGCCGAGGGCGTGATGGCGGAAGTCGTACGCCTTGTCGGGCGCGGACGCGTCCCAGCGGTGGTGGAAGATCAGGGCCGCGCCGTGGTCGATCAGCCACAGCTTCGGCTCCTGGATGCCGAAGGTGGGCCAGATCATCAGGTTCGAACTGTGGATCGTACGGTCCACGTTGACCGTGAGAGCGTCGAGCCACACGATCTTCCCGGCCTCCAGCGGGCCGACCGTGAAGGCGGCGGCGACCTCGGGCGTGAAGTCCTTCGCGCCCGGCAGGAAGTCCATCCCGAGGTTGAGCCCGTCGCTCGCGCGCAGCAGGTCCTGGACCTCCTGGTGCGGCTCGTGGGCGGCCACCTCGGGGTCGAAGTGCGTGAGGACCAGCTCGGGGAAGCGCAGGCCGAGGCGGCGCGCGAGCTCACCGACGACGATCTCCGCGACGAGCGCCTTGCGGCCCTGCGCGGAGCCGGTGAACTTCACGACGTAGGTCCCCAGGTCGTCGGCCTCGACGACCCCCGGCACGGAGCCGCCGGTCCGCAGGGGAGTCAGATACCGGACAGCCGTCACTTCTCGCAGCACACCCGCCAGCCTAACCGGCGGCCCCCACGGCCGGGGGTGGCCGGGAACGCACCGTGCGGGCTCCGGGTCCGCGCGGCGCCCGGCGACTGCCGGTACCGTCGTCCCGGCCGCGGAGATCTCCTCGCGCCATCTCCCTTGCGCGGGACCGAGGACGGGGACGGATACGCATGGTGAACGGTGGCCGGGTCGCGGTCGTGGGCGGGAGCATCGCGGGCTGCGCGGCGGCTCTCGCGGCGCATCGCGGGGGCGCGGACGAGATCGTCGTGTACGAGCGGGCCGCGGGCTCCCTCGCGGAGCGCGGCGTGGGGCTCGCGGTGCACGACGCGCGGTACGCCGAGCTGGAGTCGGCCGGGTACATGGACGCGGGCATGCCGTGGGTGGGCCTGGTGCGCCGCCGCTGGTACGTACGCGACGGAGACGGCGGGTCCGCGAGGGACACAGTGCTCGGCCGCGAGATCGCCACCATGCCGTTCCCGTTCCGTACGTACAACTGGGGGCCGCTCTGGCGCGAACTGCGCCGGGCGGTGCCGGCGGGCGTCGAGTTCCGTACGGGTGCGGCGGTGGCGCGGGTCGAGGCGACGGCGGGCGGGGCCCGCGTGCACTGCGCGGCCGGCGGCGCCGAGGAGTTCGGCCTCGTCATCGGCGCGGACGGCTACCGCTCGGCGGTCAGGGCCTGCGCGTTCCCCGACGTACAGCCACGGTACGCGGGGTATCTGGCCTGGCGGGGCGCGTTCCCGGCCGAGCGCCTCGCCGAGCCCGGGCTGTGGGCCGAGGAGGACTGCGCGTACGTCGTGTTCCCCGGCGGACACCTCATCGTCTACCGGATCCCGGACGGCGGCCCGGCCGGCGGCCACCGCGTGAACTGGGTTCTCTACACGGCTCCCCCGCCGGGCGTCGACGCGGCGCTGCGCGTCGACCTGCCGACGAGCCTGCCGCCCGGCACCCTCACCGACGCGCTGCACTCCCATCTCGCCCATGTGGCCGAGGAGTTGCTGCCGTCGTACTGGGGCGACCTGGTCCGCCTCACCACCCCGGAGGAGCTCGCGCTCCAGCCCATGTACGACTTCACGGCCCCGCGGTACGCGACGGGCCGGTTCCTGCTGGCCGGGGACGCGGCGACGGTCGCGCGCCCGCACACCGGGGCGGGCGCGGTGAAGGCCCTCCAGGACGGCGCCGCCCTCGAATCCGCGTTGCGCTCCGCGGCGGACGTCGACGAGGCGCTCGCCGCGTACGACGACTCCCGCACGGCCGCCGGCGGTGCGCTGGTCGGGCTCGGGCGGAGCCTGGGCCGGGCGCTCGTGCAGGAGACCCCCGACTGGCGGGAGTTGGACCGGGCCGGGCTCGAGGCATGGTGGGCACAGGCGGACGGAACCGGGGTGTTCGGCGGGAAACAGCTGGATTCCGGCACCGGCCCGCATCCCCGCTGAGCACTCGTTTTGTTGTGTGCGTACGTTGATCCATAAGATCCGGCGATGATCATAAGAAAACGGCTGGCGGCGGGAACCTGCGTCCTGTTCGCCGCCCTGACCATGGGGCTGACACCCGTCGGCGCCTCCGCGGCGGACAATCCCGACGGGCAGCCCACGGCCGCTCCGAAGGTCGAGCTCGTGCTCGATGTGAGCGGTTCCATGCGGGCGCGCGACATCGACGGCGGAAGCCGCATGGCCGCCGCGAAGCAGGCGTTCAACGAGGTGCTCGACGCGACGCCGAAGGAGGTCGAGCTCGGCATCCGCACGCTGGGCGCCGACTACCGCGGCGAGGACCGGAAGGTGGGCTGCAAGGACACCGCGCAGCTCTACCCGGTCGGGCCGCTCGACCGCACCGAGGCGAAGACCGCCGTCGCCACCCTCTCGCCGACCGGCTGGACGCCGATCGGCCCCGCGCTCCTGAAGGCGGCCGAGGACCTGGACGGCGGCGACGGATCGCGCCGCATCGTCCTCATCAGCGACGGCGAGGACACCTGCCAGCCGCTGGACCCGTGCGAGGTCGCGCGCGACATCGCCGCCAAGGGCATCAACCTCACCATCGACACGCTCGGCCTGGTCCCGGACGCCAAGACGCGTGACCAGCTCAGCTGCATCGCCGAGGCCACCGGCGGGACCTACACCTCCGTGCGGCACACCGACGAACTCACCGACCGCGTCGGCCAGTTGGTGGACCGGGCGGCCGACCCCGTGGTCAACCCCGTGGCCGTCGAGGGCACCGACGAGTGCACCGGCGCGCCGGAGATCAAGCCCGGTCTGTACACGGACCGCGAGACGTTCGGGGAGCACCGCTTCTACCGTGTGGCCGTCGCTCCCGGACAGGAACTGCGCGCCTCGGTGAGCGTCGCCGCGGACCGCGCCGTCAACAAGGACTACGGCGTGCTGCTGCGCGCGGTCACCGAGCACGGCCGTGAGATCGTCCGGGGCTCGGAGGCGGGCGACGGGCGTACGGACGTGATCTCGACGGGTCTGCGCTACCCGAAGCCCGAGCAGGACGGCGACGAGGCGGCGCCCGAGACCGTGTGCCTCCAGGTGTCGAACTCCTACTCGGCCCCCGCGTCGGTCAAGACGACGCCGGGGCTCCCGGTCGAGCTGACCGTCGACGTCGTGGACGCGCCGAGCGCGGCGTCCGACGTGGCCGCGTTCGGCCTCGGCCGCGGCTGGTGGCTGCTCGGCGCCCTGGTGCTCACCGGCTTCGCCGCGGGTGTGCTGTGGGGCTGGATCTCGCGCTGGCGGGTCGCGGTCTGGAGGACCAACTGATGCGTACGACCAAACTGCTGGTGACGGCGGGACTTCTCGGCGCGAGCGCGCTGACCGCGCTGCTCGGGGCCGGTACGGCGTTCGCCGGCTCCGGCGACTCCGGCTCCTCCGGTGACGACAAGGCCCCCACCGAGGCGGGCACGTCGTTCCGTACCGCGCAGGAGGTGAAGCAGGGCCAGCAGGCCACCGCGGGCGCCTCCACGGGCGACTACCTGTACTGGTCGTTCCCGGCGGACGCCGGGCAGCGTCCCACGGTCAAGGCGACGGTGAAGCTGCCGGACTCGGCCGCGCGGCCCTCGGGCGCGATATGGCGGATCGACGTGTACGACGGACTGAGGCGCCGTCAGTCCTGCATGTACGGGATGCAGTCGAGGGCGACGGCGCCGGACGCGACGTCGGTCGGGCTGTCCTGCACCCTGCGTACGGTGCGGGCCTGGTCGGAGCAGTGGGCGAACGACCCGCTGCCGGGCACGTACTACGTCCGGCTCACGGCGGCCACACTGACGCCCTCGGACCAGGGGCTGCCCGTCTCGGCCGAGGTCGAGGTGACCTCCAAGGACGTCGGCGGGTCCTCGGCGGTGGACGGCACGCTGGCGGCCCCGCTCGTGCCGGGCTCGACGACGAAGGAAGCCGCTGCCGCCTCCGACGACGGCTCCGACGAGGAGAACGGCTCGTCGGCCGGCCAGGCCCTCGCGACGGGTGAGCCCGAGGACGGCTGGTCCTCCGGCTGGTGGTCGGACCGCTGGGTCTGGACGGCGGCGGGCGGCATCCTGGCGGCGCTCGCGGGCATCGGCGGCTACGCCCTGACGCGCGGCACGGGCCGCCCGTCCCGGGTACCGCCGGGCATGTGACACCCCCGCCCATGGCGCCCGCGCACCTCAAGTGCCGGACGCCATGGGCGAGTCGGCCGCTGCGTCACGCCACCCGCAGCGCCTTCGCCAGGGCGCCGTCCCCGGACACGGCGACACGGCCGGCGCGCGCCGCCTCCTCCAGCGTCAGCTCGCCCCGCACCACGGCGACACAGGTCTCCGTGCCGAGGACGAGCCGCGCGTCGGACTCACCGGCCACGGGCCCCTCGCCGTACACAGGCCCGTCCGCGCCCGAGCCGCCGACCCGCACATGGAACTCCCCCTCGTCGAGGCGTACTTCCACCACGCCCTCGCCGCCCAGCCGCTCCAGATGGCTCAGGAGAGGCAGGGCGAACCAGTGCGCGCGCACCGCGTCCGTGGGCCCGCGCTCCTCCAGGGCCGGCGCGCCCCACTCCCCCAGCGCCTGGAGCACCGGCAGCAACTGCCTTCCGCGCGGGGTCAGTTCGTACACATACGCCGAGACGGGCGCGGGAAGCCTGCGGCGCTCCGCGACGCCTTCGCGCTCCATGTCCTTCAGACGTGAGGCGAGTACGTCCGTGCTGACGCCGGGCAGGTCGGCGTGCAGATCGGTGTAGCGGCGCGGCCCCGCGAGGAGCTCACGGACGATCAGGAGCGTCCAGCGGTCCCCGACGGCGTCGAGGGCGCGGGCGGCGGCGCAGTACTGGTCGTAGCTTCGGCGTGGCATGGCTCGCAGTCTATGCAACTTGTTGGACTTTCCAAGCGGTCACTTGGTAAAACCAAGTCACACACGTCACGGGCAGTCCGGGAGGGCACCACATGGAGTTCCGGCAGTCGAGCAAGCTCAGCGAGGTCTGCTACGAGATCCGCGGCCCGGTGATCGAGCACGCCAACGCCCTTGAGGAGGCGGGCCACAGCGTCCTGCGCCTCAACACCGGCAACCCCGCGCTCTTCGGCTTCGAGGCGCCCGAGGAGATCGTCCAGGACATGATCCGGATGCTCCCCCAGGCCCATGGCTACACCGACTCGCGGGGCGTCCTGTCCGCCCGCCGCGCCGTCGCCCAGCGCTACCAGGCGCTCGGCCTCGAGGTCGGCGTCGACGACGTGTTCCTCGGCAACGGCGTGTCCGAGCTGGTCTCCATGGCCGTACAGGCACTCCTGGAGGACGGCGACGAAGTCCTCATCCCCGCCCCGGACTTCCCGCTGTGGACGGCCGTCACGACGCTCTCCGGCGGCAAGGCCGTGCACTACGTCTGCGACGAGTCGGCCGACTGGTACCCCGACCTCGACGACATGGCCGCGAAGATCACCGACCGCACCAAGGCCGTCGTCATCATCAACCCCAACAACCCCACGGGCGCCGTCTACCCGAAGGAGATCATCGAGGGCATCCTCGACCTCGCCCGCCGGCACGGCCTGATGGTGCTCGCCGACGAGATCTACGACCAGATCCTGTACGACGACGCGGTCCACCACAGCGCCGCCGCCCTCGCCCCCGACCTGGTCGTCCTCACCTTCTGCGGGCTCTCCAAGACATACCGCGTCGCGGGCTTCCGCTCCGGCTGGCTGGTCGTCACGGGACCGCGGCAGCACGCCCGTGACTACCTGGAGGGCCTGACGATGCTCGCCTCCATGAGGCTGTGCGCCAACGCCCCCGCCCAGTACGCCATCCAGGCCGCGCTCGGCGGCCGCCAGTCCATCCGCGAACTGACCGCGCCGGGCGGCCGCCTCCTCGAACAGCGCGACAAGGCCTGGGAGAAGCTCAACGAGATCCCGGGGGTCTCCTGCGTGAAGCCCAAGGGCGCCCTGTACGCGTTCCCGCGCATCGACCCCAAGGTCCACCCCATCGTCGACGACGAGAAGTTCGTCCTCGACCTGCTGCTCCGCGAGAAGATCCAGGTTGTCCAGGGTACCGGCTTCAACTGGCCGCGCCCGGACCACTTCCGCATCCTCACCCTCCCGTACGCTGACGATCTAGACGCCGCGATCAGCCGGATCGGCCGCTTCCTGAGTGGGTACCGCCAGTGACGTTCTGCACCACCTGCGCCCTGCCGAGCCTGACGCAGTTCGCCTCGCCCGAACTCGTCGAGGCGATCGTGGAGGGCGGCCACGACCGCGCGGACGACCCCGCCTGGGAGACCTCGGGCGCGGCCACGGTGGAGGACTACGCGCGGTGGTGCGGCCATCTGTGCGGCCTGACCTGCCTGCGCATGGCACTCGGCCCGACCGCTCCCAGCCTGTTCGACCTGCGTGACGGAGCGCTCAAGTACGGCGCGTACACCGTGGACGCGGAGGGCGACATCCACGGTCTGATCTACGCCCCGTTCGCCGAGTACGCCCGCGAGGAACTCGGCCTGGACGCGACCGTGCACCGCACACTGACGGTCGACGAGATCTCCGGGCTGCTCGATGGGGGCCGTACGGTCATGGCGTCGGTCCACTACGGGATCCGGCGCCCGGAACGGCCCGCGCCCGGCCGGGGCGGACACCTGGTCCTGCTCACGGCCCACGACGGTGACCGCTTCCGCTTCCACAACCCGTCGGGGATCAGCCCCGAGACCCGTTGCGCGGAACTGCCGTCGGCGACGTTCGAGACGTTCTTCGCGGGGCGGGGAGTCTCGTTGGGTCCCGGACACGGAGCGGGTCCGAGGGCGTAGCCGGCCCCCGGACCCCATGAATGCCACTCACATCACACGCCGACACGCTTGAGGACCCGGGTCAGTGTCAATGCCCTGCGTCCTGCCTTTGGACTACCGCCCATCGAGCTGGGCGGGCCGGATTCGAACCGGCAATTCGGGGCCTGGGGCCCGGGTCCGATCGATTCGGCGATGAGCGGCGAATACTGAGTCTGGAGCAAGAGTCTGAGATTGATGGCGGTCCGCGTGTGCTGTGCGGACCGCACCGTCACGACAAGCTTCAGCTTCAGCTTTGCGCTCCTCGCGCACCCCGGCCGCCGCTCAGCGGCGCCCGGGGAGTCTTGAATGTGCCCCTGGATCAGCCGAAGAGGTAGCTGAACACGGGGTCACCCGCCCGCTGGTCGGCGACCTCCGCCGCGTTCGCCTCCTCGCGGGCGAACTTGACGGCCTGCTGGAGCCTCTCGATCCGCTCGAGCAGCTCGTTCACCCTGCGCGCGGGCAGCGCCCCGGAGAACTTCACGGTCGTCCAGTACCCGACGGGCACGTCCTCGTAGTACACCTCGACCTGCGCCGGGTGCTTCTCGGTCGCCTCGGCCTTCACGTGGTTGCGCGGCACCTTCTTGGTGCGCAGCGTCCGCACCGGCTCCGTCTTCCAGTCGTCGGTCGACGGGTCCTGCGTCCACGCCTCGGAGGCGTCGAGCACGGGCAGCTTGCGCACGAAGGCGTTAAGGTCGACGAGCTGCTTCTCCAGGAAGAGCAGATACGCGACCGGCACCTGGCTCAGGACGGCCCGTCCGTCGACGGTGACATCGGCGCGCGCCTCGCAGTTCGCCCAGTCCTTGGTGGCGGTCACATCGAACAGCCGGGTGAGCGTCTTCGCGGTGTCCCGCAGCACGTGCTCGGCCCTCACCTGGACCCGTGTCGACTCGGGCGGCAGCTGCTCGCCCTCCTCGTCCTTGGGCTGGTAGGTACGCGAGATCCCGGCCAGGAGTGCCGGCTTGTGAAGCCCGTGATGGGCCGCCGTCAGGTCCTGGTGTGCCTTGGACTTGACGCCTTTCTCGACTGCGATGATCTGATTGAGTTTCGTTGCCACGCGAGAAAGGTAGTCAGGCACCGCACTCCGAATCGAATGGTTTTTCCCCGGACCACGAGGAGCAACTCACCATGGATGCGGCGCTGATAGCCGTGCTCGGCACCCTGCTCGGGTCCGTCGTCACCCACTTCTTCCAGGCGCGGTCCACGGAGCGGGTCGCCGGGCTCGCCCGTGCCGAGCAGCTGCGTCAGGAGCGGATCTCCAGTTACAGCGCGTTCGCCGGGGCCCTGTTCGACTACCGGCGCAGTCAGAACGACCGGTGGTTCCGGGCGCAGGAGTTGCCGGGTTCCTCGCAGGCGGAGGAGGCCCGCTTCGCGTCGTACGAGGCGCGGATCAGCGCGCGGCAGGCGCTGGCGCGGCTCCAGTTGGTGTGCGACCGGGCGGAAACCCGTCAACTGGCGGAGTCCGCCTTCGAGTTGGCGAACTGTCTGCACGAGTCGGTGGACGAGGAGGACCGGGACCGGCGGTCGCGGCGGTGCAAGGACGCCCTGACGAGGTTCATCGAGTCGGCGGCCCCGAGCGTGCGCTGACGGTGTGTCCGGCGGCGCGATGAGCGATCACCGGTCTCACTGGGCAACACCTCTGCATGACAGACAGGCCGCTGCTCCTCCTCGACGTCGACGGACCCCTCAACCCGTACGCCGCCCGCCTCCCCCGTCTGCGCGGATACGCCGCTCACCGCTGCCACCCGGCGAACTGGCTCGCGCGCCAGACCCCCGGCTCCCGCCGCCACCGCCGCGGGTTACGGGTCGTGCTCAACCCCTCCCACGGCCGGCGCTTGGTCGGCCTGCCCTTCGAACTGGCCTGGGCGACCACGTGGATGCACGAGGCGAACGAGATGATCGGCCCGGCGATCGGACTGCCCGCCGCGCTCCCCGTGATCGAGTGGCCCGAACTGTTCGCCCGCGATCCCGACGGCCTCTACTGGAAGACGCGCCCGCTGCTCGACTGGGCGGCCGGGCGGCCCTTCGCCTGGGTCGACGACATGATCACGGACCTGGACTCCCGTCATGTGACGGCGCACCACGACGCCCCGGCGCTGCTCCTGCGCATCCACCCGCGCCACGGGCTGCGCGAGAGGGACTTCACGACGCTGACGCGGTGGGCCGAGGCGTTGTGAAGACCGTGCCCGGTCGTGGGCCGGAGCCGTGAGTCGTGCGCCGTGAGCCGTACGCCTTGTGGGAGCGAGCTCTTGACGGCCCGCCGGCCCGGCCCGGCCTTCAGCAGCCGAGCAGTGCCGTGAGGGCGCCCACCGGGTCCGTGTCGGGGGTGCGCCCGCCGGCCCGGCCCGGCCTTCAGCGGCCGAGCAATGCCGTGAGGGCGCCCACCGGGTCCGTGTCGGGGGTGCCTCTCGGCCACCAGTCCTCGCGGCCGGGGTCCGACTCGTAGCCGTACCAGAGGCCTTCGCGGCCGAGGCGGAGCTGGAGGTTGTCGGTCGAGAGCCGGTTACGGTGGGGGCGGAAGTGGGGGAAGTCCGCGGCGATGAGGGCCGGGCGGGCGCGGTCGAAGGGACCGGCCGGCGGGTCCCACTCCCCTTCGAGGACGTCCAGGCCCGCGAGTCCGCCCTGGCGCCAGGCGGCGACGGCGCGGGCCAGGTCGGTGGCCGTGCGTCCGGTGCCCTGGGCGAGGGACTTGTACAGCGCGCGCGTGGACGCCGCGAGGCCGGAGCCGGGGTGGGCGGCGGCGAGCCGGACCGCGTCCTGCCAGGGGGTGAGTCCGGCGATCGGGTCGATGCCCCGGGTGAGGAACGTGTGGGCGCGGGCCGCGGCCTCCGTGGCGAGGAGGTCGAGGGCGAGCGGGTCGGGGGCGCCGGAGGCGTGCGGGTAGACGGGCGGGCGGCCCGGGTGCGCGGGGGCCGGGAACGGCGGGGGCAGGTGCGGCAGGGTGCGGGGGGCGAGGGCTTCGCGGGCCTCGACCGAGGGCAGCGCGGGAGCCGTGGCGGAGCGCTCGCCGGCGGCACGGGCCGCGTTGCGCCGGGTCAGGTCGGCGAGGAGCTCCTGTTCGCCGCGGCCACGCAGCAGGAACAGGACGAACGGGTCCTCGTCGAGCAGTCGTGCCGTCTGGTAGCAGAGCGCGGCCGCGTGCTTGCAGGGGTGACCGTCGTCCGGGCAGGAGCAGTCGGGGATCAGGTCGCCGACGGCGGGCAGGAGGTCGGCGACGGCGGCCAGCGCGTGCGGCACGTCCTTGTCGAGGAGCGCGGCCATGTGGTCGGGGCGGGCGGCCGCCGTGTCGAGGATGCGCTCCCAGTCGTCGTCGTGAAGGGTGCGCAGACGGATCTCCGTGCGGTACGGCCGGGGGCGTGAGCCGTGGACGTAGGCCATGACGCGGCCGGGGGTCGCGGTGATGGCGTCGACGTGCCCTCGGTCGGCGTAGGCGCGGCCGCGGGTGAGGCGGGCCGTGTCGAGCGCCGTGTCCACGAGGGCGTCCACCCACGCGTTCCCCCACCAGGTCAGGGCGAAGTCGTCGGCCGTGCGGGTGCGGGGCGGCAGGGGCGGGAAGGTGCGGCGGCGGTCGTCGACGCGGGCGCGGGCCTGGGCGTGCGCGCCCGCGCGGCCCGGCGTGTGGGGGGTCATGCCGTCCTCCTGAGGGAGACGAGGTCGGCGAGCTCCCGGTCGGTCAGCTCGGTCAGGGCGGCTTCGCCGGAGCCGAGCACGGCGTCCGCGAGGGCCTTCTTGGCGGCGAGCATCTCGGCGATACGGTCCTCGACGGTGCCCTCGGTGATGAGGCGGTGGACCTGGACGGGCTGGGTCTGGCCGATGCGGTAGGCGCGGTCGGTGGCCTGCTCCTCGACGGCCGGATTCCACCAGCGGTCGAAGTGGACGACGTGGCCCGCGCGCGTGAGGTTGAGGCCGGTACCGGCGGCCTTGAGGGAGAGCAGGAAGACGGGTACCTCGCCGGACTGGAAGCGGTCGACCATGCGCTCGCGTTCGGCCACGGGCGTTCCGCCGTGCAGGAGTTGGGAGGGGATCGCGCGGGAGGCCAGGTGGGTCGCGAGGAGGCGGGCCATGGACACGTACTGCGTGAAGACGAGGACGGAGCCGTCCTCCGCGAGGATCGTGTCGAGGAGTTCGTCGAGCAGGGCGAGCTTGCCGGAGCGGCCGGTGAGGCGGGCGCGCGGGCCGTCCGCCTCCTTGAGGAACTGCGCCGGGTGGTTGCAGATCTGCTTGAGCGACGTCAGGAGTTTCATGATCAGGCCGCGGCGTGCGATGCCTTCTGCGGCCTCGATCTCGGCCATCGCCTCGCGGACGACCGCCTCGTAGAGCGAGGCCTGTTCGCGGGTGAGGGGG encodes the following:
- a CDS encoding VWA domain-containing protein, with the translated sequence MIIRKRLAAGTCVLFAALTMGLTPVGASAADNPDGQPTAAPKVELVLDVSGSMRARDIDGGSRMAAAKQAFNEVLDATPKEVELGIRTLGADYRGEDRKVGCKDTAQLYPVGPLDRTEAKTAVATLSPTGWTPIGPALLKAAEDLDGGDGSRRIVLISDGEDTCQPLDPCEVARDIAAKGINLTIDTLGLVPDAKTRDQLSCIAEATGGTYTSVRHTDELTDRVGQLVDRAADPVVNPVAVEGTDECTGAPEIKPGLYTDRETFGEHRFYRVAVAPGQELRASVSVAADRAVNKDYGVLLRAVTEHGREIVRGSEAGDGRTDVISTGLRYPKPEQDGDEAAPETVCLQVSNSYSAPASVKTTPGLPVELTVDVVDAPSAASDVAAFGLGRGWWLLGALVLTGFAAGVLWGWISRWRVAVWRTN
- a CDS encoding FAD-dependent monooxygenase, with protein sequence MVNGGRVAVVGGSIAGCAAALAAHRGGADEIVVYERAAGSLAERGVGLAVHDARYAELESAGYMDAGMPWVGLVRRRWYVRDGDGGSARDTVLGREIATMPFPFRTYNWGPLWRELRRAVPAGVEFRTGAAVARVEATAGGARVHCAAGGAEEFGLVIGADGYRSAVRACAFPDVQPRYAGYLAWRGAFPAERLAEPGLWAEEDCAYVVFPGGHLIVYRIPDGGPAGGHRVNWVLYTAPPPGVDAALRVDLPTSLPPGTLTDALHSHLAHVAEELLPSYWGDLVRLTTPEELALQPMYDFTAPRYATGRFLLAGDAATVARPHTGAGAVKALQDGAALESALRSAADVDEALAAYDDSRTAAGGALVGLGRSLGRALVQETPDWRELDRAGLEAWWAQADGTGVFGGKQLDSGTGPHPR
- a CDS encoding DUF7873 family protein, coding for MATKLNQIIAVEKGVKSKAHQDLTAAHHGLHKPALLAGISRTYQPKDEEGEQLPPESTRVQVRAEHVLRDTAKTLTRLFDVTATKDWANCEARADVTVDGRAVLSQVPVAYLLFLEKQLVDLNAFVRKLPVLDASEAWTQDPSTDDWKTEPVRTLRTKKVPRNHVKAEATEKHPAQVEVYYEDVPVGYWTTVKFSGALPARRVNELLERIERLQQAVKFAREEANAAEVADQRAGDPVFSYLFG
- a CDS encoding HipA family kinase, with the translated sequence MLREVTAVRYLTPLRTGGSVPGVVEADDLGTYVVKFTGSAQGRKALVAEIVVGELARRLGLRFPELVLTHFDPEVAAHEPHQEVQDLLRASDGLNLGMDFLPGAKDFTPEVAAAFTVGPLEAGKIVWLDALTVNVDRTIHSSNLMIWPTFGIQEPKLWLIDHGAALIFHHRWDASAPDKAYDFRHHALGAYGPDTAAADAELAPLVTEEMLREITALVPDAWLTDEPGFTSPDEVREAYVSYLAARARTSGAWLPTDFPSRDQLAAADARRAADTEKGRPDWLKRVPDLHGKPAAEQDWSVHLG
- a CDS encoding winged helix-turn-helix transcriptional regulator, with the protein product MPRRSYDQYCAAARALDAVGDRWTLLIVRELLAGPRRYTDLHADLPGVSTDVLASRLKDMEREGVAERRRLPAPVSAYVYELTPRGRQLLPVLQALGEWGAPALEERGPTDAVRAHWFALPLLSHLERLGGEGVVEVRLDEGEFHVRVGGSGADGPVYGEGPVAGESDARLVLGTETCVAVVRGELTLEEAARAGRVAVSGDGALAKALRVA
- a CDS encoding peptidase, with amino-acid sequence MTFCTTCALPSLTQFASPELVEAIVEGGHDRADDPAWETSGAATVEDYARWCGHLCGLTCLRMALGPTAPSLFDLRDGALKYGAYTVDAEGDIHGLIYAPFAEYAREELGLDATVHRTLTVDEISGLLDGGRTVMASVHYGIRRPERPAPGRGGHLVLLTAHDGDRFRFHNPSGISPETRCAELPSATFETFFAGRGVSLGPGHGAGPRA
- a CDS encoding pyridoxal phosphate-dependent aminotransferase: MEFRQSSKLSEVCYEIRGPVIEHANALEEAGHSVLRLNTGNPALFGFEAPEEIVQDMIRMLPQAHGYTDSRGVLSARRAVAQRYQALGLEVGVDDVFLGNGVSELVSMAVQALLEDGDEVLIPAPDFPLWTAVTTLSGGKAVHYVCDESADWYPDLDDMAAKITDRTKAVVIINPNNPTGAVYPKEIIEGILDLARRHGLMVLADEIYDQILYDDAVHHSAAALAPDLVVLTFCGLSKTYRVAGFRSGWLVVTGPRQHARDYLEGLTMLASMRLCANAPAQYAIQAALGGRQSIRELTAPGGRLLEQRDKAWEKLNEIPGVSCVKPKGALYAFPRIDPKVHPIVDDEKFVLDLLLREKIQVVQGTGFNWPRPDHFRILTLPYADDLDAAISRIGRFLSGYRQ
- a CDS encoding SWIM zinc finger family protein, whose product is MTPHTPGRAGAHAQARARVDDRRRTFPPLPPRTRTADDFALTWWGNAWVDALVDTALDTARLTRGRAYADRGHVDAITATPGRVMAYVHGSRPRPYRTEIRLRTLHDDDWERILDTAAARPDHMAALLDKDVPHALAAVADLLPAVGDLIPDCSCPDDGHPCKHAAALCYQTARLLDEDPFVLFLLRGRGEQELLADLTRRNAARAAGERSATAPALPSVEAREALAPRTLPHLPPPFPAPAHPGRPPVYPHASGAPDPLALDLLATEAAARAHTFLTRGIDPIAGLTPWQDAVRLAAAHPGSGLAASTRALYKSLAQGTGRTATDLARAVAAWRQGGLAGLDVLEGEWDPPAGPFDRARPALIAADFPHFRPHRNRLSTDNLQLRLGREGLWYGYESDPGREDWWPRGTPDTDPVGALTALLGR